The Flexivirga oryzae genome has a segment encoding these proteins:
- a CDS encoding DUF2630 family protein, which produces MDDDSIHEHINELIATEHELRTKLGKGEISAPEEHAQLRETEVQLDRLWDLLRQRQARREFDQDPSDATERTADVVENYRE; this is translated from the coding sequence ATGGACGACGACAGCATCCACGAGCACATCAACGAGCTGATCGCGACGGAGCACGAACTGCGCACCAAGCTCGGCAAGGGTGAGATCAGCGCACCGGAAGAACACGCCCAGCTGCGCGAGACCGAGGTTCAGCTGGACCGGCTGTGGGACCTGCTGCGGCAGCGGCAGGCCAGGCGCGAGTTCGACCAGGATCCCAGCGACGCGACCGAGCGGACCGCGGACGTCGTCGAGAACTACCGGGAGTGA
- a CDS encoding glucose-6-phosphate dehydrogenase assembly protein OpcA — translation MITDLPGTTTKDISKQLVRLRNETGAVALGRVMTLIIVVDEADADAAVESAIQASRQHPSRIIALVSGAARGASRLDAQVRVGNSAGGSEIVVLRMYGELTKHGASVVTPLLAADTPIVAWWPGAAQDVASSPIGQLAGRRITDASLAKDPRKALQRRRAEYADGDTDMAWARATRWRGLLATALDLPPFEPVTSVTVTGASDSASTDLLAGWLAARLKCPVRRAKSAPGTGLVHVRMERRSGPIELDRPDRRTGTLTQPGQPERRLDLTRPGTAESLAEELSRLGADEVYREALVKGLPKVTNARGR, via the coding sequence GTGATCACCGATCTGCCGGGCACCACGACCAAGGACATCAGCAAGCAACTGGTCCGGTTGCGCAACGAGACCGGCGCGGTGGCGCTGGGCCGGGTGATGACGCTGATCATCGTCGTCGACGAGGCCGACGCCGACGCCGCGGTCGAATCCGCGATCCAGGCCAGCAGGCAGCACCCGAGCCGCATCATCGCGCTCGTCTCGGGAGCTGCGCGGGGCGCCAGCAGGCTGGACGCCCAGGTGCGCGTCGGGAACTCCGCCGGCGGCAGCGAGATCGTCGTGCTGCGGATGTACGGCGAGCTGACGAAACACGGCGCGAGCGTCGTCACCCCGTTGCTCGCCGCCGACACCCCGATCGTGGCGTGGTGGCCCGGCGCCGCCCAGGACGTGGCATCCTCCCCCATCGGCCAGCTGGCCGGACGCCGCATCACGGACGCATCATTGGCGAAGGACCCGCGGAAGGCGTTGCAGCGCAGGCGGGCCGAATACGCGGACGGTGACACCGACATGGCGTGGGCCCGCGCCACCCGATGGCGTGGTCTGCTCGCGACGGCCCTCGATCTGCCGCCGTTCGAGCCGGTGACCTCCGTGACGGTGACCGGCGCGTCCGACTCGGCCAGCACCGACCTGCTCGCGGGCTGGCTGGCGGCACGGCTCAAGTGTCCGGTGCGGCGTGCCAAGTCCGCTCCGGGGACCGGGCTGGTGCATGTCCGCATGGAGCGCAGGTCCGGCCCGATCGAGCTGGACCGGCCGGACCGGCGCACCGGCACCCTCACCCAGCCCGGGCAACCGGAGCGCCGACTCGACCTGACCCGCCCCGGCACCGCGGAATCGCTCGCCGAGGAACTCAGCCGCCTCGGTGCCGACGAGGTCTACCGTGAGGCACTGGTGAAGGGACTACCGAAGGTCACCAACGCGCGAGGAAGGTGA
- the tkt gene encoding transketolase encodes MTQDTSAITGRRDPALAEPIATNAGWTPVDVRAVDTVRVLAADAVQKTGNGHPGTAMSLAPLAYLLYQNVMRIDPSDPHWIGRDRFVLSCGHSSLTQYIQLYFSGYGLELSDLEALRTWDSLTPGHPEYGHTDGVDITTGPLGSGIASAVGMAMAQRRQRGLLDPEAAPGTSPFDHHVWVIASDGDLMEGVSAEAGSLAGHQELGNLIAFYDQNQISIEDDTNVSFTEDVAGRYAAYGWHVQTVDWRPGAKPDSDRDSYTENVDDLLAAIEQAKQVTDKPSLICLRTILAWPAPTKQGTGKAHGSALGEEEVAGTKQVLGFDPEKSFQVEDEVIEHVRKVKDRGRQAHEEWDKGYNAWRAANPDGAALLDRLVKRELPDDFAAAFPVFEADAKGIATRAASGKILTALAPVLPELWGGSADLAESNNTTMVGEPSFVPENWQTEEWQGGPYGRTLHFGIRENAMGMSLNGIALEGLTRPYGGTFLVFSDYMRPAVRLAAIQKLPVTFVWTHDSIGLGEDGPTHQPIEHLAALRAIPGLDVVRPGDANETAVAWRTILEHTDRPAGLILSRQALPTVDRSEYASADGVARGAYVLADGDGTPDVILVATGSEVGLALEARKALAEKNVEARVVSMPCREWFEAQDEDYRNEVLPPSVTARVSVEAATVFGWRDIVGDAGRTVGIDHFGASAAGTVLMEKFGFTVDHVVSAAQESIAAAGGK; translated from the coding sequence GTGACCCAGGACACCTCAGCCATCACCGGACGCCGTGACCCGGCGCTCGCCGAGCCCATCGCCACCAACGCCGGGTGGACGCCCGTCGACGTCCGCGCGGTCGACACCGTGCGTGTGCTCGCGGCCGACGCCGTGCAGAAGACCGGCAACGGGCACCCGGGCACCGCGATGAGCCTGGCACCGCTGGCGTACCTGCTCTACCAGAACGTCATGCGCATCGACCCGAGCGACCCGCACTGGATCGGCCGCGACCGGTTCGTGCTGTCCTGCGGGCACTCCAGCCTCACGCAGTACATCCAGCTCTACTTCTCCGGCTACGGGCTCGAGCTGTCCGACCTGGAAGCCCTGCGCACGTGGGACTCGCTGACTCCCGGTCACCCGGAGTACGGCCACACCGACGGCGTCGACATCACCACCGGGCCGCTGGGTTCGGGCATCGCCTCCGCGGTCGGTATGGCGATGGCGCAGCGTCGCCAGCGCGGTCTGCTCGACCCGGAGGCAGCACCGGGCACCAGTCCGTTCGACCACCACGTGTGGGTGATCGCGTCCGACGGTGACCTGATGGAAGGCGTGTCGGCAGAGGCCGGTTCACTCGCCGGCCACCAGGAGCTGGGCAACCTGATCGCGTTCTACGACCAGAATCAGATCTCCATCGAGGACGACACCAACGTCTCCTTCACCGAGGATGTCGCGGGACGTTACGCGGCATACGGCTGGCACGTGCAGACCGTCGACTGGCGCCCCGGCGCGAAGCCGGACAGCGACCGCGACAGCTACACCGAGAACGTCGACGACCTGCTGGCCGCGATCGAGCAGGCCAAGCAGGTCACCGACAAGCCGTCGCTGATCTGCCTGCGCACCATCCTCGCCTGGCCGGCACCGACCAAGCAGGGCACCGGCAAGGCGCACGGCAGCGCCCTCGGCGAGGAGGAGGTCGCCGGCACCAAGCAGGTCCTCGGCTTCGACCCCGAGAAGTCCTTCCAGGTCGAGGACGAGGTCATCGAGCACGTCCGCAAGGTCAAGGACCGCGGCCGGCAGGCGCACGAGGAGTGGGACAAGGGCTACAACGCCTGGCGTGCGGCCAACCCGGACGGTGCCGCACTGCTCGACCGGCTCGTCAAGCGCGAGCTCCCGGACGACTTCGCCGCCGCGTTCCCGGTGTTCGAGGCCGACGCCAAGGGCATCGCGACCCGCGCCGCCTCCGGCAAGATCCTGACCGCGCTGGCGCCCGTACTGCCCGAACTGTGGGGAGGCTCCGCCGACCTGGCCGAGTCCAACAACACCACCATGGTCGGCGAGCCCAGCTTCGTCCCGGAGAACTGGCAGACCGAGGAGTGGCAGGGCGGGCCCTACGGGCGCACGCTGCACTTCGGCATCCGGGAGAACGCCATGGGTATGTCGCTCAACGGCATCGCTCTGGAGGGCCTGACCCGCCCGTACGGCGGCACGTTCCTGGTCTTCTCCGACTACATGCGCCCGGCCGTCCGCCTGGCGGCCATCCAGAAGTTGCCGGTGACGTTCGTGTGGACGCACGACTCCATCGGCCTCGGCGAGGACGGCCCGACCCACCAGCCGATCGAGCACCTCGCGGCGTTGCGTGCGATCCCCGGCCTGGACGTCGTCCGACCCGGTGACGCCAACGAGACCGCGGTCGCGTGGCGCACCATCCTGGAGCACACCGACCGCCCGGCCGGCCTGATCCTGTCCCGCCAGGCGCTCCCGACCGTCGACCGGTCCGAATACGCCTCGGCGGACGGGGTCGCCCGCGGTGCCTACGTGCTGGCCGACGGCGACGGCACGCCGGACGTGATCCTCGTCGCAACCGGCTCCGAGGTCGGTCTCGCGCTCGAGGCGCGGAAGGCTTTGGCCGAGAAGAACGTTGAAGCTCGTGTGGTGTCCATGCCCTGCCGCGAATGGTTCGAGGCGCAGGACGAGGACTACCGCAACGAGGTTCTCCCCCCATCCGTCACCGCGCGGGTCAGCGTCGAGGCCGCCACGGTGTTCGGCTGGCGCGACATCGTCGGTGACGCCGGCCGCACGGTCGGCATCGACCACTTCGGTGCCAGCGCGGCGGGCACGGTGCTGATGGAGAAGTTCGGTTTCACGGTGGACCATGTGGTGTCCGCCGCGCAGGAGTCCATTGCAGCTGCAGGAGGCAAGTGA
- the tal gene encoding transaldolase, translated as MANDNTQALSDLGVSIWLDDLSRPLITGGDLQKLAEDKNVVGVTTNPTIFASALSDGSAYNDQVAELAKANTGVDEAVFEITTRDVHDACDVLRPVYDATGGQDGRVSIEVDPRLARDTDGTVAMAKELWAKVGQPNAMIKIPATEEGLPAITAALAEGISVNVTLIFSLERYRGVMNAFLTGLEQAKEAGKDLSQIRSVASFFVSRVDTEIDKRLDAIGTDEAKALKGKAGVANARLAYQAFEEVFSTPRWQTLADDGAHVQRPLWASTGVKDPAYPDTMYVIDLAVKETVDTMPPKTLDALADHGEVTGDQVTGNYADAAGVLDALEKLGVSYQDVVEVLENEGVQKFDKSWDELLGSVKSELQKAGATL; from the coding sequence ATGGCAAACGACAACACACAGGCACTGAGCGATCTCGGCGTCTCGATCTGGCTGGACGACCTGAGCCGTCCACTGATCACCGGGGGCGACCTGCAGAAGCTGGCCGAGGACAAGAACGTCGTCGGCGTCACCACCAACCCGACGATCTTCGCGTCCGCGTTGTCCGACGGCTCGGCATACAACGACCAGGTCGCCGAACTCGCCAAGGCGAACACCGGCGTGGACGAGGCGGTCTTCGAGATCACCACCCGCGACGTGCACGACGCGTGCGACGTGCTGCGACCGGTGTATGACGCCACCGGCGGCCAGGACGGCCGCGTCTCGATCGAGGTCGACCCGCGGCTGGCCCGCGACACCGACGGCACGGTCGCGATGGCCAAGGAACTGTGGGCCAAGGTCGGCCAGCCCAACGCGATGATCAAGATCCCGGCCACCGAGGAGGGGCTGCCGGCCATCACGGCGGCTCTCGCGGAGGGCATCAGCGTCAACGTCACGCTGATCTTCTCGCTCGAGCGCTACCGCGGCGTGATGAACGCCTTCCTCACCGGTCTCGAACAGGCCAAGGAAGCGGGCAAGGATCTGTCCCAGATCCGTTCGGTCGCATCGTTCTTCGTCTCCCGCGTCGACACCGAGATCGACAAACGGCTGGACGCGATCGGCACCGACGAGGCCAAGGCCCTCAAGGGCAAGGCCGGTGTCGCCAACGCACGCCTGGCCTACCAGGCGTTCGAAGAGGTCTTCTCCACACCGCGCTGGCAGACCCTCGCCGACGACGGCGCACACGTGCAGCGTCCCCTGTGGGCGTCCACCGGCGTCAAGGACCCGGCATACCCGGACACGATGTACGTCATCGATCTGGCCGTGAAGGAGACCGTCGACACGATGCCGCCGAAGACCCTCGACGCGCTCGCCGACCACGGTGAGGTCACCGGCGACCAGGTCACCGGCAACTACGCCGACGCCGCCGGCGTCCTCGACGCGCTGGAGAAGCTCGGGGTGTCCTACCAGGACGTCGTCGAGGTGCTGGAGAACGAAGGCGTGCAGAAGTTCGACAAGTCGTGGGACGAGCTGCTCGGCTCGGTCAAGAGCGAGCTGCAGAAGGCAGGTGCGACCCTGTGA
- a CDS encoding heme o synthase has protein sequence MTAIEPRPADGRASADRTDSVSTPPRSFGHVVRDYVALTKPRIIELLLVTTFPVMFLADKGVPSVWLILATLIGGSFSAGSANTLNCYIDRDIDRVMHRTEGRPLATGVITPRNGLIFGVVLGVVATLWLGLLVNWLSAWLSLGAIVLYVGFYTLLLKRRTSQNIVWGGIAGCMPTLIGWSAVTDSLSWSAFILFLVVFFWTPPHYWPLSMRFRDDYANAGVPMLPVVAEDINVARQIVIYTWVTVLTTLALVPVGDMGVIYTVIALASGAVFLREAHLLLARAKAGASYKVLKPMRLFHYSISYLTLVFVGVAVDPLLHIHF, from the coding sequence GTGACTGCGATCGAGCCGCGCCCGGCCGACGGCCGCGCCTCCGCCGACCGCACGGACAGCGTCAGCACACCCCCTCGCTCCTTCGGCCACGTGGTCCGTGACTACGTCGCGCTCACCAAGCCGCGCATCATCGAGCTGCTGCTGGTGACGACGTTCCCGGTGATGTTCCTCGCGGACAAGGGTGTTCCGTCGGTCTGGCTGATCCTCGCGACCCTGATCGGCGGTTCGTTCTCGGCCGGGTCGGCCAACACGCTCAACTGCTACATCGACCGCGACATCGACCGGGTCATGCACCGCACGGAGGGGCGGCCGCTGGCGACCGGGGTGATCACCCCGCGCAACGGGCTGATCTTCGGTGTCGTGCTGGGCGTCGTCGCCACGCTCTGGCTCGGCCTGCTGGTCAACTGGCTGTCGGCCTGGCTCTCGCTCGGCGCGATCGTGCTGTACGTCGGGTTCTACACGCTGCTGCTGAAACGCCGCACCTCCCAGAACATCGTGTGGGGCGGCATCGCCGGCTGTATGCCGACCCTGATCGGCTGGTCCGCGGTGACCGACTCGCTCAGCTGGTCGGCGTTCATCCTCTTCCTGGTGGTCTTCTTCTGGACCCCACCGCACTACTGGCCGTTGTCGATGCGGTTCCGTGACGACTACGCCAACGCCGGCGTACCGATGCTCCCCGTCGTCGCGGAGGACATCAACGTCGCTCGCCAGATCGTGATCTACACCTGGGTGACCGTGCTGACGACGCTGGCCCTGGTACCCGTCGGCGACATGGGCGTCATCTACACCGTGATCGCGCTCGCCTCCGGGGCCGTCTTCCTGCGCGAGGCCCACCTGCTGCTGGCCCGTGCCAAGGCGGGTGCGTCGTACAAGGTGCTCAAGCCGATGCGCCTGTTCCACTACTCGATCAGCTACCTGACGCTGGTGTTCGTGGGCGTGGCGGTCGACCCGCTGCTGCACATCCACTTCTGA
- the pgl gene encoding 6-phosphogluconolactonase, translating to MTIERRTSKDELGKAISDELVIAIIAAQRDRGVAHIVLTGGSMGGLSLQSLPGATGIDWSKVHFWWGDERFVPSGSSERNDVEADRAALDALPVPPENVHRVAGPDSVPDAEAAATAYSDAIRDVGDGMFDVTMFGMGPDGHVASLFPHHPAQRTEGAIAIAVHDSPKPPPDRVSLTFECLARSRAVWLMVSGAEKADAVAAALAPGADRWDVPASGVHGTESTVWWLDDAAAAHLPDPD from the coding sequence ATGACAATCGAGCGACGCACTTCCAAGGACGAGCTCGGCAAGGCGATCTCCGACGAGCTGGTCATCGCAATCATCGCCGCACAGCGTGATCGCGGTGTCGCGCACATCGTGCTCACCGGCGGCTCGATGGGCGGCCTGTCGCTGCAGTCGCTGCCGGGCGCCACCGGCATCGACTGGTCGAAGGTGCACTTCTGGTGGGGGGACGAACGGTTCGTGCCGTCCGGCTCGTCCGAGCGCAACGACGTCGAGGCCGACCGGGCGGCACTGGATGCACTTCCGGTGCCCCCGGAAAATGTGCACCGGGTCGCCGGTCCCGACTCGGTGCCCGACGCCGAGGCAGCTGCCACGGCATACTCCGACGCCATCCGGGACGTCGGCGATGGGATGTTCGACGTGACGATGTTCGGGATGGGCCCGGACGGGCACGTCGCCTCGCTCTTCCCGCACCACCCGGCGCAGCGCACCGAGGGTGCGATCGCGATCGCCGTGCACGACTCCCCCAAACCCCCGCCGGACAGGGTGTCGCTGACGTTCGAGTGCCTGGCCCGCAGCCGTGCGGTGTGGCTGATGGTCTCCGGGGCGGAGAAGGCCGACGCGGTCGCGGCCGCGCTCGCGCCCGGGGCGGACCGCTGGGACGTCCCGGCCAGCGGAGTGCACGGCACCGAGTCGACCGTCTGGTGGCTGGACGACGCAGCCGCGGCCCATCTCCCTGACCCGGACTGA
- a CDS encoding glucose-6-phosphate isomerase, which translates to MTDADLAVTAVGAAADAINAHVPQLVADKFASKLFAQDPTLWGPAAESESAKRLSWVGLATSSRPLVDQITSLRSKFAEQGLDHVVLCGMGGSSLAPEVICATDDVPLTVLDSSQPDMVRAALDDRLEQTVVVVSSKSGSTVETDSQRRVYEQAFKDAGIDPTERIVVVTDPGSPLDKEARETGYTVFNADPDVGGRYSALTAFGLVPSGLAGADIGRLLDEAESVTVALSADDDANPALRLGAALGGTRPTRDKIVLIDAGTHAVGFGDWTEQLIAESTGKDGKGLLPVVVGDSPTGDRPAEGRRTSQAGDAGMRDESPRDQLADELWVRLVAPDDESQPTGDAVVNVGGSLGAAMLLWEAAVATAGRLIGINPFDQPDVESAKAAARELLGKGTGETAAPAYTDGAVEVRSAGPDFLGDSATVADALRALFAQLPDSGYLAVMAYVDRIADQSLADVRIPLARKLNRPVTFGFGPRFLHSTGQYHKGGPADGIFLQVTTAPTEDLPIPGREFTFGDFIASQAGGDAKVLADHGRPVLRLNMTDHEAGMAQLQQAIAEVCGA; encoded by the coding sequence GTGACTGATGCCGACCTCGCCGTGACCGCGGTCGGTGCTGCGGCGGACGCGATCAACGCGCACGTCCCGCAGCTGGTCGCCGACAAGTTCGCCAGCAAACTCTTCGCGCAGGACCCCACGCTGTGGGGCCCGGCCGCCGAGTCCGAGTCGGCCAAGCGCCTGTCCTGGGTCGGGTTGGCGACGTCGTCCCGCCCGCTGGTCGACCAGATCACCTCGCTCCGCAGCAAATTCGCCGAGCAGGGCCTCGACCACGTCGTGCTGTGCGGCATGGGCGGCTCGTCCCTCGCGCCGGAAGTCATCTGCGCAACCGACGACGTCCCGCTGACCGTGCTCGACTCCTCACAGCCGGACATGGTCCGCGCGGCGCTCGACGACCGGCTCGAGCAGACGGTCGTGGTCGTCTCCTCCAAGTCCGGCTCGACCGTCGAGACCGACTCGCAGCGGCGGGTCTACGAGCAGGCGTTCAAGGACGCCGGCATCGACCCGACCGAGCGCATCGTCGTGGTCACCGACCCGGGCAGTCCGCTCGACAAGGAGGCGCGCGAGACCGGCTACACGGTGTTCAACGCCGACCCGGACGTCGGCGGGCGCTACTCCGCGCTGACCGCTTTCGGGCTGGTGCCGAGCGGTCTGGCGGGCGCAGACATCGGTCGGCTGCTGGACGAGGCCGAGAGCGTCACCGTGGCGCTGTCCGCGGACGACGACGCCAACCCGGCGCTGCGCCTGGGCGCGGCACTCGGCGGCACCCGGCCGACGCGCGACAAGATCGTGCTGATCGACGCGGGCACCCATGCCGTCGGTTTCGGTGACTGGACCGAGCAGCTGATCGCCGAGAGCACCGGCAAGGACGGCAAGGGCCTGCTGCCGGTCGTCGTCGGCGACTCCCCCACCGGGGACCGTCCGGCCGAAGGACGGCGAACGTCACAGGCTGGGGACGCGGGGATGAGGGACGAATCTCCGCGTGACCAGCTCGCCGACGAGCTCTGGGTCCGGCTGGTGGCGCCCGACGACGAGTCGCAGCCCACCGGGGATGCGGTCGTCAACGTCGGCGGTTCGCTGGGTGCAGCAATGCTGCTGTGGGAGGCAGCGGTGGCCACGGCCGGCCGGTTGATCGGCATCAACCCGTTCGACCAGCCCGACGTGGAGAGCGCGAAGGCAGCGGCCCGTGAGCTGCTCGGCAAGGGCACCGGCGAGACGGCCGCTCCGGCATACACCGACGGTGCGGTCGAGGTCCGCAGCGCAGGTCCGGACTTCCTCGGTGACTCGGCGACGGTTGCGGACGCGCTCCGCGCGCTCTTCGCGCAGTTGCCGGACAGCGGCTACCTGGCCGTGATGGCGTACGTCGACCGGATCGCCGACCAGTCGCTGGCCGACGTCCGGATCCCGTTGGCGCGCAAGCTGAACCGGCCGGTGACGTTCGGCTTCGGGCCCCGCTTCCTGCACTCGACGGGGCAGTACCACAAGGGTGGACCGGCCGACGGCATCTTCCTTCAGGTCACCACGGCACCGACCGAGGACCTGCCCATCCCGGGCCGCGAGTTCACCTTCGGTGACTTCATCGCCTCGCAGGCCGGCGGAGACGCCAAGGTCCTGGCCGACCACGGTCGGCCCGTGCTGCGGCTGAACATGACCGATCACGAAGCCGGTATGGCGCAGTTGCAGCAGGCGATCGCCGAGGTCTGCGGCGCCTGA
- the zwf gene encoding glucose-6-phosphate dehydrogenase: MSPARVTRGNNPLRQADDLRLPQIAGPCALVMFGVTGDLARKKLLPAIYDLTNRGLLPPGFSLIGFARRDWDDAKFAEIVRDEVKAGARTPFREEAWRNLADGLRFVRGTFDDDAAFDELARTLEKLDAERGTGGNAGFYLSIPPGAFETVCSQLDRSGLASPDDDSWRRVVIEKPFGHDLASARELNSTVERVFPADAIFRIDHYLGKETVQNLLALRFANQLFEPVWNAHYVDHVQITMAEDIGIAGRAGYYDGIGAARDVIQNHLLQLLALTAMEQPNSFGANELRAEKEKVLAAVRLPDDLATATARGQYTAGWQGSEKVVGYLDEDGIDPRSTTETYAALKLQVHTRRWAGVPFYLRTGKRLGKRVSEIAVVFKRAPHLPFTDTATEELGQNAIVIRVQPDEGTTLRFGSKVPGAGSMEVRDVTMDFSYGSAFTESSPEAYERLILDMLLGDPPLFPRHEEVELSWRILDPVERFWARRGHPECYESGSWGPQSAHDLLARDGREWRLP, from the coding sequence ATGAGTCCAGCGCGCGTGACGCGTGGTAACAATCCGCTCCGTCAGGCCGACGACCTCCGGTTGCCACAGATAGCCGGACCCTGCGCCCTGGTGATGTTCGGTGTCACCGGCGACCTGGCCCGCAAGAAGTTGCTCCCCGCGATCTACGACCTGACCAACCGCGGCCTGCTACCGCCGGGCTTCTCACTCATCGGATTCGCCCGGCGCGACTGGGACGACGCGAAGTTCGCCGAGATCGTCCGCGACGAGGTCAAGGCAGGTGCCCGCACACCCTTCCGCGAGGAGGCGTGGCGCAACCTCGCCGACGGATTGCGTTTCGTCCGAGGTACGTTCGACGACGACGCGGCGTTCGACGAGCTTGCCCGCACCCTGGAGAAGCTGGATGCGGAGCGCGGCACGGGCGGGAACGCCGGCTTCTACCTGTCCATCCCACCGGGCGCGTTCGAGACGGTCTGCTCCCAGCTGGATCGTTCCGGTCTCGCGTCACCGGACGACGACTCGTGGCGTCGGGTCGTCATCGAGAAGCCGTTCGGGCACGACCTGGCCAGCGCCAGGGAGCTCAATTCGACTGTGGAACGGGTGTTTCCGGCCGACGCCATCTTCCGCATCGATCACTACCTGGGCAAGGAGACAGTGCAGAACCTGCTAGCCCTGCGCTTCGCGAACCAGCTGTTCGAACCGGTCTGGAACGCCCACTACGTCGATCATGTGCAGATCACGATGGCCGAGGACATCGGCATCGCCGGGCGCGCCGGCTACTACGACGGCATCGGCGCTGCGCGGGACGTCATCCAGAACCACCTGCTGCAGTTGCTCGCGCTGACCGCCATGGAGCAACCGAACTCCTTCGGTGCCAACGAGTTGCGTGCCGAGAAGGAGAAGGTGCTGGCCGCGGTCCGGCTGCCCGACGACTTGGCCACGGCGACCGCGCGGGGGCAGTACACGGCCGGCTGGCAGGGCAGCGAGAAGGTCGTCGGCTACCTCGACGAGGACGGCATCGACCCGAGGTCGACGACCGAGACGTATGCCGCCCTGAAACTGCAGGTGCACACCCGCCGTTGGGCGGGGGTGCCGTTCTACCTGCGCACCGGCAAGCGGCTCGGGAAGCGGGTGAGTGAGATCGCGGTGGTGTTCAAACGGGCTCCGCACCTGCCGTTCACGGACACCGCCACCGAGGAGCTGGGTCAGAACGCCATCGTGATCCGGGTGCAGCCCGACGAAGGCACGACGCTGCGCTTCGGGTCCAAGGTGCCGGGCGCGGGATCCATGGAAGTGCGTGACGTGACAATGGATTTCAGTTACGGCAGCGCCTTCACCGAGTCCAGCCCGGAGGCGTACGAGCGGCTCATCCTGGACATGCTGCTCGGGGATCCGCCGCTCTTCCCGCGGCACGAGGAGGTCGAGTTGTCCTGGCGCATCCTGGATCCCGTGGAGCGCTTCTGGGCGCGTAGAGGGCACCCGGAGTGCTACGAGTCGGGCAGTTGGGGACCGCAGAGCGCCCACGACCTGCTCGCCCGTGACGGGCGCGAGTGGAGGCTGCCGTGA
- a CDS encoding COX15/CtaA family protein produces the protein MITQPAPELTRGGTPVTGWSPLPPPAESTVLARWLGRLFWLNLVVEVLIVASGGLVRLTASGLGCPDWPQCVPGSLTPVRHQEQSWHKYIEFGNRTLTGLVSVVALALLIALIVDQRKGSRRRGLWPPVAFILVGIGVQAVVGGIAVHTELNPAIVATHFLASMLLVWASAWLVYRSRETDAAPAPVVPREVRWLAYLTAVVVAVVLFLGTLVTGSGPHSGDDAEHPARLHFDMRTVAWLHADTVMLLTGLVVAVLLATILVARHTRAPRAWTWVIGVIVVQGIVGYTQYFLQVPAGLVEVHMILASLLVVVTTWGVLSLRKR, from the coding sequence ATGATCACCCAGCCCGCGCCGGAGCTCACGCGCGGCGGCACGCCGGTGACCGGCTGGTCGCCGCTGCCGCCCCCGGCCGAGTCCACCGTCCTCGCCCGCTGGTTGGGCCGCCTCTTCTGGCTCAACCTCGTCGTCGAGGTGCTCATCGTCGCCAGCGGCGGGCTGGTGCGGCTGACGGCGAGCGGCCTGGGCTGCCCCGACTGGCCGCAGTGCGTCCCCGGATCGCTGACGCCGGTGCGCCACCAGGAGCAGTCCTGGCACAAGTACATCGAGTTCGGCAACCGGACCCTGACCGGGCTGGTCAGTGTCGTCGCGCTGGCGTTGCTGATCGCGCTGATCGTCGACCAGCGCAAGGGTTCACGGCGCCGCGGTCTGTGGCCACCGGTCGCGTTCATCCTGGTCGGGATCGGGGTGCAGGCGGTCGTCGGCGGCATCGCCGTACACACCGAACTCAACCCGGCGATCGTCGCCACCCACTTCCTCGCCTCGATGCTGCTGGTCTGGGCGTCGGCGTGGTTGGTCTACCGGTCCCGGGAGACCGACGCCGCACCCGCCCCGGTCGTCCCGCGCGAGGTGCGCTGGCTCGCCTACCTGACCGCCGTCGTGGTCGCCGTCGTGCTCTTCCTCGGCACCCTGGTCACCGGCTCGGGCCCGCACTCCGGCGACGACGCCGAGCACCCGGCCCGGTTGCACTTCGACATGCGGACCGTCGCCTGGCTGCACGCCGACACGGTCATGCTGCTCACCGGCCTGGTGGTCGCCGTCCTGCTCGCGACGATCCTGGTGGCGCGCCATACCCGTGCTCCGCGCGCCTGGACCTGGGTCATCGGCGTCATCGTCGTCCAGGGCATCGTCGGCTACACGCAGTACTTCCTGCAGGTGCCGGCCGGCCTGGTGGAGGTGCACATGATCCTCGCCAGCCTGCTGGTCGTCGTCACCACCTGGGGGGTGCTCAGTCTCCGCAAGCGCTGA